In Acidimicrobiia bacterium, the following proteins share a genomic window:
- a CDS encoding DsbA family protein, which yields MIEVFADVVCPFTHVGLKRLVAHRELVGRRDVALKVRSWPLELVNGEPLSRELLTEEIAELRASVAADLFAGFDPSLFPLSSLRALALTNRAYRVSAQHGELVSLALRDALFEQGRDISDHTELAAIGAAVGVGEPDAADEAAVLDDLEAGRSRGVIGSPHFFVDSGDFFCPTLSIRRVHGHMQITFDAEGFRTFSRRCFEPDHR from the coding sequence GTGATTGAGGTCTTCGCGGATGTCGTGTGCCCGTTCACGCATGTCGGGTTGAAGCGTCTCGTGGCCCACCGGGAGCTGGTCGGGCGACGCGATGTCGCGCTGAAGGTCCGTTCGTGGCCGCTCGAGCTCGTGAACGGCGAGCCGCTCTCGCGTGAGCTGCTCACCGAGGAGATCGCTGAGCTCAGAGCAAGCGTGGCCGCAGATCTGTTCGCGGGCTTCGACCCGTCCCTGTTCCCGCTGTCGTCGTTGCGCGCCCTGGCGTTGACGAACCGCGCCTACCGCGTGAGCGCGCAGCATGGTGAGCTGGTCAGCCTGGCGTTGCGCGACGCCCTGTTCGAGCAGGGGCGCGACATCAGCGACCACACGGAGCTGGCTGCCATCGGCGCAGCCGTCGGGGTGGGTGAGCCGGACGCCGCGGACGAGGCTGCGGTGCTCGACGACCTCGAGGCAGGGCGATCCCGCGGCGTGATCGGCTCGCCACACTTCTTCGTCGACAGTGGTGACTTCTTCTGCCCGACGCTCTCGATCCGGCGGGTGCACGGGCACATGCAGATCACCTTCGATGCCGAAGGATTCAGGACCTTCAGCAGACGCTGCTTCGAGCCCGATCACCGGTAG